The Poecilia reticulata strain Guanapo linkage group LG1, Guppy_female_1.0+MT, whole genome shotgun sequence DNA window AGCACAATAAAGGTACTTAGTACTTGATAAGGCTTCGTTTTACATGAATTACAACAATGTGTTGTGTAATGTAGGCAGTGGGTCTGTGGCACtgccaacaccagcagatgacgtGTGGCTCTCCAGTTACTCACAGACTTCACACCAGACCTCAAACAACTAAGCAACAGACAGAAGAGGCCAAATACAAAAAACGTGACAGTTTTAGTCCACGTCCTGGACACCTTCTTAATATGTTTCTTTATGCTAACATGCTGGCCAGATAGTGACAAGTGACAACATTGATTCATATAACATTTATTGTTACAGTAAACAGACTGTCACAGAATCACatttacaatataaaaaaagggAATCCAAACGGAATTACTTGCTTTGGGCAATTTATCGTTCATATAAACTGAATGTATTCTCAAAACAAATTTGCCCTAAACacagcaatgaaaaaaaaatgatacaataaaaatgtttacacaatGGTCCTTGAAATAAAATGGGTTCAAAACGTTTGATGCAttatactgttaaaaaaaaaagaaacaaaaacaagaagcatCCTGAGCGTTCTTAGCTGGTGTCCATCTGACactaaaacaagaaagagaTCATAATCATAGAATTATCAATATGAACATATACAGagaaagcagaaacaacaaaaaagtgttaTTCAGTAGAATACCTCTGATTTGTAAGCGTCCAACTGAGCATCCAACTCCTCTGCTGACAGCTGGGGTCTTTTTTCACCTCCCCTCCCTCGACCTCTGAAACCTCCACTGCTCCCACCTGGTCTTCTTTCAAACCGGGGCTGACCGAGCCTGCTGCGATCAAAACCTCCGCTTGAgctgcatacacacacacaaacacacacacacacacgcacacaaaatcACTCATATTTCTTCActctaaaacaaaaagcaaaaataaaaaatatcacctGCTATCAAGTTTTGCATACCTCTGTGTTTGAACTTCTGATGATTCTTGCTGGATTTTCATAGGACGACCTGAAAAGCAAAAGCAATGACATCATGAACCTCTATTGTGACACCCAAGATATAGATAacagttacaaaaaaacaaaaaaaaaaaactcaccatcAAGAGGAACACCATTATAATTCTTCATGGCTTTGATGGCATCAGCTTTATTTACAAAGTAGACATCTGCCATTCCTTTACTCCGGCCCGACCGGTCATAGTGTACCGATGCAGTCTTGATGGGGCCAAATTCTTCAAACAGCTCCTGAAGAGTAGAGCGTAAATGTAAGTTATGTGGGCAACTCACAGTTAGAGGAAACAAGATCgaaaaaatttgcaaaactaCCTTAATATCGGAATCAGACACGCCGAAATCCAGATTCGAAATCAGAAGCTTGCTGCTACCGTCTACTCTTCTTTCTGGTACTGTACTTCCTCCACCTTCATT harbors:
- the LOC103463390 gene encoding aly/REF export factor 2, yielding MADKMSMSLDEIIKMNKREGRGGEGRGFRRGGSSGRAGGPSRPPVAARSRENNFHRDRNNRAAPYTRPRELPDKWQHDMFEENEGGGSTVPERRVDGSSKLLISNLDFGVSDSDIKELFEEFGPIKTASVHYDRSGRSKGMADVYFVNKADAIKAMKNYNGVPLDGRPMKIQQESSEVQTQSSSGGFDRSRLGQPRFERRPGGSSGGFRGRGRGGEKRPQLSAEELDAQLDAYKSECQMDTS